A window of the Ipomoea triloba cultivar NCNSP0323 chromosome 14, ASM357664v1 genome harbors these coding sequences:
- the LOC116004757 gene encoding uncharacterized RING finger protein P4H10.07-like, protein MKMRNASHAFTFIILIAICTFIFKKLLRMFPQSAILNYVVLAASQLKLGWDCLLIQSFCQPPPYKFNVDGTGMSPELGGRVFGGESEAVECAVCLCKIEEGEEVGDLRCNHIFHRDCLDRWLATGRNSCPLCRTQVKSAGRPLFDDRYQEVIAFDIFSDRRDGCTWWLR, encoded by the coding sequence ATGAAAATGAGAAACGCTTCACATGCTTTCACCTTCATCATCCTCATAGCAATCTGCactttcattttcaagaaattgcTCCGAATGTTTCCGCAGTCTGCTATActaaactacgtcgttttggcAGCGTCGCAGCTAAAATTGGGTTGGGATTGCCTCCTTATCCAATCATTCTGCCAGCCGCCGCCTTACAAATTCAACGTCGACGGCACCGGAATGTCGCCGGAGCTCGGAGGTCGGGTTTTCGGGGGCGAATCGGAGGCGGTAGAATGCGCGGTTTGTTTGTGCAAGATAGAGGAAGGAGAAGAAGTTGGAGACTTGAGGTGTAACCATATTTTCCACCGGGATTGCTTGGATAGATGGCTCGCCACTGGCCGGAATTCATGTCCGCTCTGCCGGACCCAAGTCAAGTCAGCCGGCCGACCACTTTTCGACGATCGTTATCAAGAGGTTATTGCGTTCGATATCTTCTCTGACCGTCGAGATGGATGCACATGGTGGTTACGATga
- the LOC116004758 gene encoding E3 ubiquitin-protein ligase RHA2B-like has translation MRMRNASHAFIFIILIAICTFIFKKMLRMFPQSAILNYVVLAASHLKLAWDCLFIQSFCPPPPYKFNVDGTGMSPELGGRVFGGESEAVECAVCLCKIEEGEEVGDLRCNHIFHRDCLDRWLATGRNSCPLCRTQVKSAAGRRLFDDRYREVIEFDFFSGRRDGCTWWLR, from the coding sequence ATGAGAATGAGAAACGCTTCACATgctttcatcttcatcatcctcATAGCAATCTGCactttcattttcaagaaaatgctCCGAATGTTTCCACAGTCTGCTATActaaactacgtcgttttggcAGCGTCGCACCTAAAATTGGCTTGGGATTGCCTCTTTATCCAATCATTCTGCCCACCGCCGCCTTACAAATTCAACGTCGACGGCACCGGAATGTCGCCGGAGCTCGGAGGTCGGGTTTTCGGGGGCGAATCGGAGGCGGTAGAATGCGCGGTTTGTTTGTGCAAGATAGAGGAAGGAGAAGAAGTTGGAGACTTGAGGTGTAACCATATTTTCCACCGGGATTGCTTGGATAGATGGCTCGCCACTGGCCGGAATTCATGTCCGCTCTGCCGGACCCAAGTCAAGTCAGCCGCCGGCCGACGACTTTTCGACGATCGTTATCGAGAGGTTATTGAATTCGATTTCTTCTCTGGCCGTCGAGATGGATGCACATGGTGGTTACGATga
- the LOC116003492 gene encoding RING-H2 finger protein ATL40-like gives MKMRNASHAFIFIILIAICTYIFKKMLRMFPHSAILKYVVLAASQLKLGWDCLLIQSFCQTPPYKFNVDGTGMSPELGGRVFGGQSEEVECAVCLCKIEEGEEVRDLRCNHIFHRDCLDRWLATGRNSCPLCRTQVKSTGPRLFDDRYQEVIEFDFFSGRRDGCTWWLR, from the coding sequence ATGAAAATGAGAAACGCTTCACATGCTTTCATCTTCATTATCCTCATAGCAATCTGCACatacattttcaagaaaatgctCCGAATGTTTCCACACTCTGCTATACTAAAGTACGTCGTTTTGGCAGCGTCGCAGCTAAAATTGGGTTGGGATTGCCTCCTTATCCAATCATTCTGCCAGACGCCGCCTTACAAATTCAACGTCGACGGCACCGGAATGTCGCCGGAGCTCGGAGGTCGGGTTTTCGGGGGCCAATCGGAGGAAGTAGAATGCGCGGTTTGTTTGTGTAAGATAGAGGAAGGAGAAGAAGTTAGAGACTTGAGGTGTAACCATATTTTCCACAGGGATTGCTTGGATAGATGGCTCGCAACTGGCCGGAATTCATGTCCGCTCTGCCGGACCCAGGTCAAGTCAACCGGCCCACGACTTTTCGACGATCGTTATCAAGAGGTTATTGAATTCGATTTCTTCTCTGGCCGTCGAGATGGATGCACATGGTGGTTACGatga